The Corylus avellana chromosome ca11, CavTom2PMs-1.0 genome contains the following window.
CTCTTAAATTTTCACCCCATTTGCTTTGAtcttcaatatttaaaaatttacaatatatcCCAATAAAGTATCAAAACTTTGCAATGTGACCCATCTGTCAATAGCTTATGTTTTTTCTAacagaaattattaaaaataccTAATTGCCCTTAtacttaaaaaagtaaaaataaaaaagcaaaaaagcaaacaaattttgggggtggcctagCCAAATGGGTGTGGCTAGGcaacccccaaatggccaaaggggtggttgtagccactttcttcttcttctttttttttttttttttttttttcttcttcttcttcttcttctttttttttttttttttttttcattggggatatttttggaattttgtaaaaaaactaTGGGGCAATTTTGGAAAGTAGAGACAAAAAAATGTATGTGGGCCACATGTGCGAAATGTTGAgtcaaattagacggaaattggTAACGGATGggtcacattgcaaatttttgatactttgttgagatacattaccaatttttaaatattagaggcCAAATTACAAATAGAGTGAAACTTTAGAAAAGTAAAGTGCATTTTTCCCTGTAAATTATTTTACGAAAAACAAGGGAGTGTTGACACAAAAATGTCTTTTGGTTGACCAAATTTTCCGAACATacccaaacacaaaaatatattgaagaTATTTTAGGTTGAAATAAATGGCACCTTGAAATGATATTCCATGTCCTATCCCAAAACTCCAAAGAAGGGAGGAGAGTTGTAAATATAaacataatatttttaagagaataacttTACTCGCGGTGTAAATAAGATGTTTACATTTTCTAATAGGAAGTAGGTATCTTAggttaaaacattaaaaaataatataattatttacacaaaataattttcaatatcTTGATAAAATACCTAATAGACAAAATACCTATTGATAAAGTTACCTGATCCACCATCTTAATCAGTTTTGGACACTTCGATGTTAAAGACTCGGAGGTGAGTGAGGGTTCCATGGTGCGTTGGGTTAGAATTCATAAAAAAGTTCATGAAATTGTTGTTTTTAcctaatatatcaaaattttaataaaatccGTAAAAATCTTAATAGAATCGGCTCTCAATATTCAAAACTTGAGATCTCTTCAAGATGGGTTGTGATAAGCTGAACGCCTAAACCGATTGAGTTGTTACCAATAGAAAATGAGTTGATTTTATAAAAAGCCCTTTTTTTATGCGGACTCAAAGCCCATTTTCAAAACAATGCAGCCCAAGGACAAAGCTAGGCACCCAACCCTAAATTGGAATTGGGccataattgtaaattttttttggccctatttggtagaaattcaaataataacaacataaaaGTTGGACCATTTCtacatatttttcttgtaaaacaATGTAGCCGAGAGCATGtttggattgcatttgagaaatagaacttttaagtcaaaaaatatttttaggcaaaaactttatttttaagcttttgccaaaagtactttttgaccatttttaggctttttggacacttaaaagtgcttttaagtaTTTTACTAAAcgaataattttttcttcaaaacagattttttgagtgttaaaagcactttgaaACCCCTCaactgcaatctcaaacaagccttAAGGAGATttagagcctatttgggattgcatttgaaaaatagagcttttaagtcagaaagagcttttgggcaaaagcttcatctttaagcttttgtcaaaagtgcgttttggctatTTGTAGGCTTTTTAAACCGTTAAAAacgcttttcattttttttaccaaacgagtaccattttttttttttcaaacggactttttaagtgttaaaaatacttttaaactcatcaaacgcaatcccaaatagatCATTACTCAGATTTTGGCCAATTTGCCAGGGCCAAGTGAACATAAAACAGTTGTAAAATTTGACTAGCTTCCGCACACTCACATTGAGTTAGCGAAAATagctaaaaatttattttggctagtcttgtaacaaaaaaatatcaaaaaaaagtttctcaTTTGACTAAAGATTTGATTAACTCCTACAATTCTCAGCAATAatgcataaattaaattaataaacataaataaatccGAAGCTCTCTCCTCTTTGGGaataatagaaatatataaagaaaaatatttaaaaataaatagtaaaagttgatagctaaaatgTTGAACTAGATGTAAGTagtgttttaaaaaagttgatagctaaaataaaataaaataaaaaaaatgtactctTTAACTAAACATTTGTTAAGTCGAATTTAAATACTCTAAttagaaaaatcaaaaagtaCAAAGCCTTGACATTGGGCAAAGCAAATAGGCAAAGGCTAAGGGAAAATAAAGAGGGCACGAAATTGGATAATACGTCTTTTAAAAAGAGgaattttatggtttttttttttatgttcttttgatcttatgtcgatattattttttaaaaagttgaaCATAACTTGCTGCGCCGGTCCCtcagaaaataatattcatgtaGGATGATGAGAATACTAAAAGAACAtccaaaaaattatagtacgtatttctcttttaaaaaaattcatataatatGTTATCATGAAGATCATTAAATACACAAAATTTGAATTCCTACTATAAAATAGAGAGAGTTATTGTAGACAGCATACCCACTAAACGTTGGTGGAGGATTTTCCCTGCCCATACGGTCATTATCACAAAGAGACTGACAAAATTCCACCCTCTCTACTCCATGATATGAAATGTTGACTTTTGTACGGGCAATTCCACCAAAGTGGCATTAATTTTTCACATACAATTCTGAAAAAATGATGATGTTTCCTTCTGGATAACCAAAATGGGCTAAGCTCATCTCTTAAACGTGCAACTATAACAAATCCACCATGTGATGTGCTTTTCTCACTCAAGTGGACGACAATCCGTAACCATTGcttttaaataaatcattttttgttctatttaacttgagagagaaaaaaaaaaaaaaaaaaaatttctacacAAAAAGTGGACAATTAGGGTAGTAAGCAAAGTGAAGCGAATAAATGagaacaaatcaaataaataactcgAACCATCAAAATACTAGAAGCGACTAAAAGCATTACAAtcaaagataaaaacaaatagCTTTGGAAGAAGCACAAATCGCAAAAGATTTCTCCGCCATTTTCAAAGAGACACgaataaaaaaatgtcacttaATAAGAAAACAGAAACACGAACTTCAAAAAATCTCTCGACCCTTTTCAAAGAGATACGAACACAAAAGATccctcattaaaaaataaaaaataaaacatgtttgGAAATTGGGACCAGGTAGAGTCATGGGTTAAGTGGTAGAGTCATTGACGATGATTTTTGGAATTCCATGAAAGATGAAACCCATGCTTCTACAActagtctttttgtttttttctcagcTTCAAAAAGTAGTGTCTAGTAGTGATGCTGATGCACACATGTGAtatgacttttctttttctttatttgtacTACAATAATATACCTTTCCCCTACTCACTCTGTATCTTATGGACACATTGCGGGTGGCAAGCCAGGAAAGTTCTATAGCCGTACTGttatttttcctttacttttatTGGCATGGTCATATTGTCATCAACTATGGTGTAAATCACCCGCAATGCCAGGAAAGTTCTATAGCCGTACTGttatttttcctttacttttatTGGCATGGTCATATGGTCATCAACTATGGTGTAAAttctaatttattatatttaactgTGCATACGatgtcatgttatttaaaaattttaaatcttcATTGTATATATGCCACAATTTGGCATATACAATCATGTTTTGGTATACGACCAAACACAATTGCCACAATTTgtgtttcaatttctttttttaataacatatttttgtaattgtgttttttaatggGTAAGATTGATACAAACATCATGTATAACTCACCATTTAAAACCGACTTATATGGTAAAAGTGTTCaagaacttatatacacattatTAAGATTTTACTTAACCAATGTGAAACATTTAAGATCATAACATTCCACAGCGTTCTCGAATATGACATCCACAGAGGCCAACTTTATTAATACTAACCCAAtggtagcatttttcattttcatggcTTTACTTATCTATTagtattcaatgacttaatactATACTCATACATAATATAAAGATATCTTAATTCAACCTTTAAGTGGCTCGTCTTTGTGACTCTGAACCAAATGATATAAACCTCAAGTAAAACTCATTCTTGAAAAACTGACTTATAAAGAGAGGATGTCCGAagtcttattatatatatacacgcacaTGGTTAAGACTTTGATATTGTAAAATTAAAGTTCTGTATTAAGATGGACATTTTGCAACtggccttttttttattttttttatatttattattattattattattattattattattttattatttttttaaagtaagtcGTTTGGCATTGATTTGCTTCATTTCATTGGTTAAGAATAGAAGAAGAATGTGAGATACATCTTCCTTAAGATCACTTAACGTAGCTCATATATCACATGACAGTTTTATCTTAATTTAATAGTTATTATATAGCAGGTGATAGATAAGTAGATAAAGATAATACTCATTCAtataccttttttattttttattttttgaaatgatgCAAATCTTCAttcataataaataaatcaagagCCAGAGCTCTACAAAGAAAGAGCGATAAGCGCTAAATTAACAATATGAGAAATACAGGTAGGTGTCTCCTCAATCCATACTTTCTCAATGGGTGATCTGAATGCCTCTTTTGCAAGGGTATGTGCAGCTGCATTTACCTCTCTCTTCACATGGCCAATGTCCCAACTTCCCATCATCTGGAGTAATAAGTGAGCATCCTCAATTATCTGTCCATAATGGCTCCAATTTGGACGCTTCTCCTTTAAGGCTTGGACCACATTCGACGAGTCTCCTTctaacaaaatatcaaaaaccGCCAAGTCTCTACTGAGCTCCACAGCCATTAACGCCCCCAGGGCCTCTGCAGTTGTTGGGTCATAGATGGCATGGATAGTTTTGCTTTGGGCGGCTATTACTCGTCCCTTTTCGTCTCTAATTAGCACTCCCACACCCATTCGTTTGTTTTGAACGAAGATGGCTACGTCCTAGTTTACCTTGAAAATTCCTGCGGGTGGGTTCCTCCATCTTGGCGTCTGCAAATTTTGGACCTCAGTGATCTGTGACCTCACGTTTGCTTGTCGATTAAGCTGACCCATTTCTTGTGATTTTCTCACCAACGAGGAAGGATGAGTGAAGAGTCCCCCATGTAACATGTCATTTCTCCTCTTCCATATGCTCTTTGTTATCAGCACAAAATCCTCTAGGTCGTCCTCTCTAGCCTCACCGTCATATAATCCATGATGTCCAAAAAACAGGTCCCCGTCATCTggcttttttgtaattttctatcACTAGCACACCATACATCTTGGGCAGAAGGACATTCCCAAAGAATGTGGAGTATAGTCTCCTTCTCCTTGCAACATAACATATCATCTTCCACAATGCCTCTCCTTAGAAGTGCTTCTTTCGTTGGTAATATGTTGCTACAGGCACGCCACAAAAAAACTTTGGCTGTATTTGGAACCTTCAAATTCCATATTGTCTTCCACATTGACTCTATTTGTGTTTTATTAGATCCCTCCCCTTTTGCCACATCAGTTCTCATCTTCTCCATATGATAAGCGCTCTTTACAGTGAAAATCCTAGTGGGGGAGGCATTCCATGTAAGTTTGTCTGCTTGATTGTAATGGCTAGGGGGAATATTGCAAATAACTTCAGCATCCTCCTTGTTAAAAAACTCTCGAATGAGAGCCTCCTTCCATCTGACCGAGTTTAAATCTATCAGCTCTTCCACTTTTACATCTAGCAATAGATGTCGGCAAGGAGATTGGATCATGAATGTAGATGGTCGTGGGAGCCATTTGTCACCCTATATTGCAACAGACTTTCCATTTCCAATCCTCCACAAAAGGCCCTCCTTCAGAAGATCTCTCCCCGACATAATGCTACGCCTAGCATAGGAGGGACGACTCCCTACATTTGCACCCAACAGATCGCCATTCGGGTAGTACTTTactctaataatttttttttgccaagCTGTTCAGATTTTGCAATAATCTCCAATATTGTTTTGCAAAAAGGGCTTTATTGAAACAAATAAGGTCGCAAAAACCCATTCTCCCTTGTGCCTTTGCTCTCCCAAGcctttcccaactcatccaatgtactTTGTTTTCGTTCTCCTTATGTCCCTACCAGAATTTTTGCATCAACTTGTTCATCTCTTTGAATAATTCCTTTGGGAGAAGGAAAATGCTCATGCTATACGTAAGAATCGCTTGGACGATGACTTTTAATAGAACCTCTTTACCAGCAAGGAAAGAAATTTGGTCTTCTAATCGGTCAACCTTCTTCTCACTCTCTCCACCAAACTTTGAAATTCTCGAACTCGTGAATGTCCCACAAGTGCCGGGAGGCCTAGGTACGTGTCATAGCGTTGGGACTCTGGGACACCCACTAGGTTAATAATGTGACTACGAGTCTCCGGTGCAATGTTGCGGTTGAAAAAAACTGATGTTTTATCATTATTAAGTCTTGGCCCCGATGCTTGTTCATATTTGCCCAAGACCTCTGACAAAAAACACCATTCATGTTCGGTAGCCTTACAAAACAAAAGACTATcattagcaaaaaataaatggttgatTCGCAACCCCTTGAAAGAGGTTGGAACCCCTCTAAGTAATCCAGATGCCTCCACCAATTGTAGTTGGTTACTTAAAACCTCAGCACATTAGAGAAAGAGATAAGGGGATAAAAGATCCCCTTGCCTAATCCCCCTAGATGGTGTGAAATTACCCACAGGAGTTCCACTTAAAATAATGGTGTAGGACAGAGTTGTTACACACTTCATAATCAAGTTGACCCAATGATCATCCAAACTCATTTTCCGCATTACTGCTTCAAGGAAAACCCACTCAATACGGTCATAGGCTTTACTCATGTTGAGTTTTAAAGACATATACCCCACCCTCCCTTACATTCTAGAGTTCATGGTGTGTAGTGTTTCATAAGCAGCAAGGATATTGTCGAAAATCAACCGACCCGGAATGAAGGCTGATTGATTGCTAGAAATTACGTGTGAGAGAGCCACCTTCAGTCAATTTGCCAAGACTGTTGCAAGAATCTTGTAAATAACATTACATAAGCTAATGGGTCTAAAATCAGACACCCTATTAGCATTGGTCTTTTTAGGAATAAGAGCAATATACTTGTAATTTACAGCTTCAAAAGAACCTtgcatgaaaaaattttaatagccaAAAATACCTCATTTCCCACCGGCGCCCAATGGTCTTGGTAGAAAGCAGCTGGGAAACCATCCGGTCCCGGAGATTTGTGTGGGTCCATTTGATGGATGGCCATGCAAACTTCCTCCTCCGTCACCATGCGCAGCAGGTCCCGATTCATTGCATTTGAAACTTTGCTAGGCATGCCCTCCAAATAATCCTCAAGTCCCGTTGGAGAAGATGAAgttaaaatacccttaaaaaaatgaaggaaatccTCTTCAATCTCCTCTGGCATTTGACGCAAGATCCCTTGTTCATCCATAATGTTGCTAATTCGGTTGTCCAGTCTTTTCTAATTTGCACATGCGtggaaaaatttggaatttttatcTCCCAATTTCAACCACGTCTCCTTAACCCGCTGCCTCCACTTAATTTCCTCCTGCTCCATTAAATCTTGGGCCTTTTGTTGATGGTCTCTTAACTCCTCATTGTCTGTCCATCTCTCTCCTGGAGCTCATGCAATTTTTTTGTGGTCTTAGCTAGAGCTTCTTCTAGTGGGTCCGCATTGTCTTTAGTCTATTGTAGGAGTGACCTCTTGCTAATATCTAGGTTTTGTAGAACCCCTTGTCATTCGAAATTGTGCCTCTTCTTCACGCTCTATACTTTAGTAATAATCTCTTTTTGCTCCTTATTATTCTTCCACTCCCTTTTGTACCTGAAACAGCCTCGACCCCTCCTCTCCTTGTCCTGGAAAACTAGCCAGATTGGTTTAAGGTCAGAACTGCACGATGACAATACCTCCACCCTGTGGTTTGGATACATGTCCTGCCATATTGGATTCCCCAATGCCCCATCCTACCTCTCTCTAATGTAGTCATTTTCACGCCTCTTGTTATTCCACGTATACTTCGGACCAAAATACACGAGGTCCTCCAAATTACTTCATTCTAAAGAGAGTTGGAAGTCCTTCATTTGACTCCGTGGCTTCCGGTGAACTCCAAAATTTTCAGAAATATCTAGGGTTTCATTGAAATTTCCCATGCACAACCATCCCTCTGGTTGGAAAGAGCGTAGGTAACATAAAAGATTCcaagattcttttcttttgcccACATCGGGATGACTGTAGAATCCCATGAATTTTCAACTAGTTGTGTTTTTGGCCCACAtcatgaccaaaatacccattcATATACTAGTTGTGTTTTTTTGAACATAAAGTTGTCTATTCTTAAAGAATGAAGTTTGGTGCACATGAAACACATGTATgctatttaatttatttatagggATATGTAAAGGAGGACTTGAATGGCTTGTAGTACATCCATAAGGCACTCACTTAGAGAATACTATACATTGTGTTGGTgaattttaatgttaaaagaatatatttgatcattaattgaaatgatttagTTAATTATGAAATGATTTAGTTAATTGAATGAGGTGGGCTAATGAGGAGtttgtattttaataaaaatctaaCACCTACTTTGAAATGAGAGAGattttgatttataatttatctAATTATTGTTCATAATTAAGTCTATTATGTGGAAACAGTCTAATCTATGTAGGGGTGTAAAAGAAAACTGGAAAACAGGTAAACCGAGAAACCGATTGGGAAAAACCGGTAACCGCGGTGCCCAATTCCGGTTACCGGTTTTGGAGTTTTTAAATACCCGATTATAACCGGGTAACTgggtgtgtgtatatatatatatttttaattatatatatatatatatatattcgaattTAGTATATATAAATCACTTCTatgtttttgaatttattatatttattaatatttttgattttttttaatggagcacaaaatggttaaattaagcccaaaaattaggcctaatacctaaaataaaccaaaaatgtaatttttttttttttttaaaaaaaaccagtTACCCAGTTCAGATAACCGGGTACTAATCGGAACCGGTTAACCGGGTACTCCGGTTTCggttccaattttcaaaaatcagaAATCGGGTACTCTGGTTTCGGTTCCCAGTTTTGGCTAATAACCGGGAACCGGGTTCTCATCCCTACCAGCAGGGTTAAACCCATGTGATTGTCCTTTATAAAATAATGAGAGTAagttaagataaaaaaaataaaaaaataaaaaaacgctAATTATCTTTGCAAAATCGATGAATGAACAAGAGATTAGCAATGGTAGTagggaaattaatttttttttgataaatgtaaGGTAGATGTAGGGGTTTGAAGGGAGAGAGAACTAATGTTGGTAATCTGCAAACTTAAGGCATTACCTACAACAATAGTGTCAGACCTAGTTTATGGTTCAACAAGCTAAAGTTTTTCCAATTCTGGAGTGACGTGGTGATTTGCTACAATGTTAGCAAACCAAGGAGCCTCATCAAGTTGAGTAGAGGCTTGGGTAGCCATAACTGCTATTGTGTAGGGGGATGATGGCCTTGGTAGGTGTAGTCCATGCGATGAAAGCAATTGAAGTGACTAGTCTTGCCGCAAATTTGGCAAGGTGGgttttgtaaaattttaatgtactcgcaagtgcacgaatcgttttgTAATATAGaaatgcaagtgcgaggttgaacccatagggaattgtgtttttgaaaacaaattatatctaaactaattaaatcttaacctagttccaaaaacatttgatttttggttttgaaaataaaacataaactaaataagataaaattaatcaactaaaaaaacactaaagtTTTAGAATCCACACCCACCAAATCAtttcatgtttatcaatatcatctgaagttctcacaataaaaatcttatgtatgttctaCTATGCTTCCAAGATCGATTAAATCATCCTGTGTATCTTTcaattacacaaatcacaaaagatatccagttTAAACCAAATAATCTAATATATCCGTAtgacaaatcacaaaggatatctaTTGTTTTTACGAAAGAAaatccaagcaatcaattaaatgaaactatcttcaatcatcaaatgtatccataaatcacaaaaaatattca
Protein-coding sequences here:
- the LOC132164945 gene encoding uncharacterized protein LOC132164945, whose translation is MGVGVLIRDEKGRVIAAQSKTIHAIYDPTTAEALGALMAVELSRDLAVFDILLEGDSSNVVQALKEKRPNWSHYGQIIEDAHLLLQMMGSWDIGHVKREVNAAAHTLAKEAFRSPIEKVWIEETPTCISHIVNLALIALSL